In Erpetoichthys calabaricus chromosome 4, fErpCal1.3, whole genome shotgun sequence, one genomic interval encodes:
- the LOC114650694 gene encoding uroplakin-1b-like: MPGKGDPAVRCFQIALILGNVVIACSGIALSAECIFFLSDQNGYYVLLYATGRDTIFAAAWIGLFTGFAFFCTSILGIYSIMKSKRKLLLAYILLMLFIWCFEVASSISAITQRDWFVPNLFLQQMLQIYQAPLPTYIPSTQDQIYIINGITNSWNNVMTTYQCCGVNGPQDWISYNSTFRAYNSDSQFPWPRQCCSQAGDGTIVDVNACIIGIPNYVYTQGCFDFIAGPLNRHAWGVAWFGFAILCWTFFVIAGAMFFYTQLEA; this comes from the exons ATGCCTGGCAAGGGAGATCCTGCAGTGCGCTGTTTTCAGATTGCACTCATTCTGGGCAATGTGGTGATCGCG TGTTCCGGCATTGCATTGTCTGCTGAGTGCATCTTCTTTCTTTCTGACCAAAATGGCTATTACGTCTTGTTGTATGCCACTGGAAGGGATACCATCTTTGCAGCTGCCTGGATTGGCCTCTTTACCGGCTTTGCCTTCTTCTGCACATCAATCCTTGGaatttacagtataatgaaatCTAAACGAAAGCTGCTATTGGCA tacaTTCTATTGATGCTTTTTATCTGGTGTTTTGAAGTTGCTTCCTCGATCTCTGCAATAACCCAGCGAGACTGG TTTGTTCCCAACTTGTTCCTGCAGCAGATGTTGCAAATCTACCAGGCACCACTTCCAACTTACATCCCTAGTACCCAAGACCAGATCTACATCATTAATGGAATCACAAATTCTTGGAATAATGTTATGACAACG TACCAATGTTGTGGAGTCAATGGACCTCAGGACTGGATAAGCTACAATTCAACGTTTAGGGCATATAATTCAGACTCTCAGTTCCCGTGGCCCCGACAGTGCTGCAGTCAAGCAGGAGATGGTACCATTGTAGATGTAAACGCCTGCATTATTGGTATCCCAAACTATGTGTACACTCAG GGCTGCTTTGATTTTATTGCTGGTCCACTGAATAGACATGCCTGGGGTGTGGCCTGGTTTGGATTTGCCATACTTTGCTGGACA TTCTTTGTGATTGCTGGAGCCATGTTCTTCTACACACAACTTGAAGCCTAG